In a genomic window of Streptomyces pristinaespiralis:
- a CDS encoding citrate synthase, with translation MSDNSVVLRYADGEYTYPVVESTVGDKGFDIGKLRAQTGLVTLDSGYGNTAAYKSAITYLDGEQGILRYRGYPIEQLAERSTFLEVASLLINGELPTVDELATFKGEITQHTLLHEDVKRFFQGFPRDAHPMAMLSSVVSALSTFYQDSHNPFDEKQRHLSTIRLLAKLPTIAAYAYKKSIGHPFVYPRNDLGYVENFLRMTFSVPAQEYELDPVVVSALDKLLILHADHEQNCSTSTVRLVGSSQANMFASISAGISALWGPLHGGANQSVLEMLEGIQANGGDVDSFIRKVKNKEDGVRLMGFGHRVYKSFDPRAKIIKAAAHDVLSALGKSDELLDIALKLEEHALSDDYFVSRNLYPNVDFYTGLIYRAMGFPTEMFTVLFALGRLPGWIAQWHEMIKEPGSRIGRPRQIYTGEVLRDFVPVEAR, from the coding sequence GTGAGCGACAACTCTGTAGTACTGCGGTACGCGGACGGTGAATACACCTACCCGGTGGTCGAGAGCACCGTCGGTGACAAGGGCTTCGACATCGGGAAGCTCCGAGCCCAGACCGGTCTGGTCACCCTGGACAGCGGATACGGCAACACCGCCGCCTATAAATCCGCGATCACCTACCTCGACGGCGAGCAGGGCATTCTGCGCTACCGCGGTTACCCGATCGAGCAGCTGGCCGAGCGCTCCACCTTCCTCGAGGTGGCGTCCCTGCTGATCAACGGTGAGCTGCCGACCGTCGACGAGCTCGCCACGTTCAAGGGTGAGATCACGCAGCACACGCTGCTGCACGAGGACGTCAAGCGCTTCTTCCAGGGCTTCCCGCGCGACGCCCACCCGATGGCCATGCTGTCGTCGGTGGTCAGTGCGCTGTCGACGTTCTACCAGGACAGCCACAACCCGTTCGACGAGAAGCAGCGCCACCTCTCGACGATCCGGCTGCTCGCGAAGCTGCCGACGATCGCGGCGTACGCGTACAAGAAGTCGATCGGCCACCCCTTCGTCTACCCGCGTAACGACCTCGGCTACGTGGAGAACTTCCTGCGCATGACCTTCTCGGTCCCGGCGCAGGAGTACGAGCTCGACCCGGTCGTCGTCTCGGCGCTCGACAAGCTGCTGATCCTGCACGCGGACCACGAGCAGAACTGCTCCACGTCCACCGTGCGTCTGGTCGGCTCCTCGCAGGCGAACATGTTCGCCTCGATCTCCGCCGGCATCAGCGCCCTGTGGGGCCCGCTGCACGGTGGCGCCAACCAGTCGGTGCTGGAGATGCTCGAGGGCATCCAGGCCAACGGCGGCGATGTCGACTCCTTCATCCGCAAGGTGAAGAACAAGGAGGACGGCGTCCGTCTGATGGGCTTCGGCCACCGGGTCTACAAGAGCTTCGACCCGCGCGCGAAGATCATCAAGGCCGCGGCGCACGATGTCCTCTCGGCGCTCGGCAAGTCCGACGAGCTGCTCGACATCGCGCTGAAGCTCGAGGAGCACGCGCTCTCCGACGACTACTTCGTCTCGCGCAACCTCTACCCGAACGTGGACTTCTACACGGGTCTGATCTACCGCGCCATGGGCTTCCCGACCGAGATGTTCACCGTGCTGTTCGCGCTCGGCCGGCTTCCCGGCTGGATCGCCCAGTGGCACGAGATGATCAAGGAGCCCGGCTCCCGCATCGGCCGCCCGCGCCAGATCTACACCGGCGAGGTCCTGCGCGACTTCGTCCCGGTCGAGGCTCGCTGA